CCAAATATGAAGAAAGACCTTACGCGTTATCGAAACATCGGCATCTTTGCACACGTTGATGCAGGTAAAACAACCACTACAGAACGGATTTTGAAGCTTACCGGTAAGATCCACAAGATCGGTGAGGTTCATGACGGTGCGGCAACCACCGACTTCATGGAACAGGAGCAAGAGCGTGGAATTACCATTCAATCCGCTGCTACCTCGTGCTTCTGGAAAGGTTACCAGTTCAACATCATCGACACTCCCGGACACGTTGACTTCACTATTGAGGTGTACC
This DNA window, taken from Synechococcales cyanobacterium T60_A2020_003, encodes the following:
- a CDS encoding GTP-binding protein gives rise to the protein MKKDLTRYRNIGIFAHVDAGKTTTTERILKLTGKIHKIGEVHDGAATTDFMEQEQERGITIQSAATSCFWKGYQFNIIDTPGHVDFTIEVY